In a genomic window of Acidobacteriota bacterium:
- a CDS encoding ParA family protein → MRRVVFNKKGGVGKTTIACNLAAASAARGRRTLVVDLDPQANTTRYLLGHDANDVAPTLCDYYQESLGFAMFGGGERPLRAFVHRTPIDHLSLAPSHRDLDAIESKLQARYKIFKLREALTGIEYDEVFIDTPPALNFYTMSALVAADRCLIPFDCDDFSRHALYALKGHVREVAADHNPDLRIEGIVVNHFDTRARLPQQLIDELEGEGFHLLRPFLTTSVKIRESHQAGRPLVAMAPTHKVAGQFMALFDALG, encoded by the coding sequence ATGCGCCGGGTCGTGTTCAACAAGAAGGGGGGCGTCGGCAAGACGACCATTGCGTGCAACCTTGCCGCGGCCTCGGCGGCGCGGGGTCGCCGGACGCTGGTGGTCGATCTCGACCCCCAGGCCAACACCACGCGGTACCTGCTCGGCCACGACGCGAACGACGTCGCGCCGACCCTGTGCGACTACTACCAGGAGTCGCTGGGGTTTGCGATGTTCGGGGGCGGCGAGCGCCCGCTCCGGGCCTTCGTTCACCGTACTCCGATCGACCACCTGTCGCTGGCGCCGTCGCATCGCGACCTGGACGCGATCGAGTCGAAGCTGCAGGCGCGGTACAAGATCTTCAAGCTGCGCGAGGCCCTGACGGGGATCGAGTACGACGAGGTGTTCATCGACACGCCGCCCGCGTTGAACTTCTACACGATGTCGGCGCTCGTGGCCGCCGATCGGTGCCTCATCCCGTTTGACTGCGACGATTTCTCGCGGCACGCGCTCTACGCGCTCAAGGGCCACGTCCGCGAGGTCGCGGCCGACCACAACCCCGACCTCCGCATCGAGGGCATCGTCGTCAATCACTTCGACACGCGCGCGCGGCTGCCCCAGCAGTTGATTGACGAGCTCGAGGGTGAGGGGTTTCACCTGTTGCGGCCGTTCTTGACGACGTCGGTGAAGATCCGGGAATCGCACCAGGCGGGCCGCCCGCTCGTGGCGATGGCACCAACGCACAAGGTGGCGGGGCAGTTCATGGCGCTCTTCGACGCACTCGGCTGA